Proteins from one Triticum aestivum cultivar Chinese Spring chromosome 7A, IWGSC CS RefSeq v2.1, whole genome shotgun sequence genomic window:
- the LOC123149806 gene encoding uncharacterized protein: MEGQDAGVEGAPVRPQADKPRAGRPNLLAPDLVCPHADRPGGSGAIQGAHLPSRSIAPDPGIELTMQALSISEPEFVHVQAENQAHEEGQDAEFNILMKLASTGGPIRVLSLQAVQQSMARAWRDNYYGISQLSRYVFVAHFRSLEAVMFVITRQPWSMGSGNFLIEWMDPEEQDKNIQDYKFDSIYVTVRIYGIPIRFRTQALLASILQKVGQISEFHPINKSMISARQEYIWGTIKAQISRPVKDKVWVSYGEDSAGWAYLFYEKIGRICTFCGIMFHSVQHCKARNSVLISRSRLQVSLEGISPNKFGQWMTAADLIPSLSEERNLCKANSFSFFVNPQLARLQKQFIEHPKGKGIAVDSADAEEANQKELSLSKINEQIRRIEEGGSSTNAELQILQNQMGGMATRCSYSQGQCPSQSDAVKISAVPSTVVNMETASVPDNNAGGVQIQGLHTPVQQGAVIPNPSQISILCALPATHISDTGPSSAIQATKEDYNPCGKAPANPSIFPGVVPSSPPPLLPVPSPLRSSPKRLPESLFGLPVPPAKKASIHGGRGRAEDQSDSVLGAPPVRQVLSPQPSATSGMGAFTVPASTGRGRTLDGSSPFGSATSQGGYHRYRYSRWDIPPARGYGGLCSNMHGVMCNRACSSTWKRDSGKGLHVDMGEHSPRIQTAMKKQDDFSSSGQGNTLDLRNDQVGENMELNVGMDKRVAESFPRATAHGPNAPRAP, from the coding sequence ATGGAGGGTCAGGATGCTGGTGTTGAGGGTGCGCCTGTGCGGCCGCAGGCGGATAAGCCAAGGGCAGGTCGACCTAATCTGCTAGCACCAGATCTTGTGTGCCCTCATGCGGATAGGCCGGGGGGAAGTGGAGCTATTCAGGGGGCTCATCTCCCCTCTCGCTCGATAGCGCCAGATCCTGGGATTGAGCTCACCATGCAAGCGCTTTCAATCAGTGAGCCGGAATTTGTTCATGTTCAGGCTGAGAACCAGGCACATGAGGAAGGACAGGATGCAGAGTTTAATATATTGATGAAGCTTGCTTCTACTGGAGGTCCAATCAGAGTTCTTTCTCTTCAGGCTGTGCAACAATCTATGGCTAGAGCATGGAGGGATAATTATTACGGTATATCTCAATTATCAAGGTATGTTTTTGTGGCGCACTTCCGCTCTTTGGAAGCTGTTATGTTTGTGATTACTCGTCAGCCTTGGAGCATGGGTTCAGGCAACTTTTTGATTGAATGGATGGATCCGGAGGAACAAGATAAGAATATTCAGGACTACAAGTTTGATTCAATTTATGTCACTGTTCGGATTTATGGTATCCCCATCAGGTTTAGAACCCAAGCACTGTTAGCAAGCATCCTGCAAAAAGTGGGGCAGATTTCAGAGTTTCATCCGATTAACAAGAGTATGATTTCGGCTAGGCAGGAATACATTTGGGGTACTATTAAAGCTCAGATCAGTAGACCTGTGAAAGATAAAGTTTGGGTTTCTTATGGCGAAGACTCTGCTGGTTGGGCCTATTTGTTCTACGAGAAGATTGGCAGAATCTGTACTTTTTGTGGAATTATGTTTCATAGCGTCCAGCATTGCAAAGCTAGAAACAGTGTCCTTATTTCAAGGAGTAGGCTTCAAGTCTCTTTGGAGGGTATCTCCCCAAATAAATTTGGCCAGTGGATGACTGCTGCAGATTTGATTCCTTCTCTTTCAGAAGAACGTAATCTGTGCAAAGCAAATTCATTCTCATTTTTTGTAAATCCTCAGTTAGCCAGATTGCAGAAGCAGTTCATAGAACACCCTAAGGGCAAGGGGATAGCTGTGGATAGCGCGGATGCGGAGGAAGCTAATCAAAAAGAATTATCTCTTTCTAAGATTAATGAGCAAATTAGAAGGATAGAAGAAGGTGGTTCATCTACAAATGCAGAACTACAGATATTGCAGAATCAGATGGGAGGTATGGCTACGAGGTGTAGCTATAGTCAGGGTCAGTGCCCGAGTCAGAGCGACGCTGTTAAGATTTCAGCGGTGCCATCAACTGTAGTTAATATGGAGACGGCCTCTGTTCCGGACAATAACGCAGGAGGAGTTCAAATTCAAGGCTTGCACACTCCAGTACAGCAGGGTGCTGTTATTCCTAATCCATCACAAATCTCCATTTTGTGTGCTCTGCCTGCAACTCACATCTCAGATACTGGCCCCTCATCTGCTATTCAGGCTACTAAGGAAGACTATAATCCATGTGGGAAAGCTCCTGCTAATCCATCCATCTTCCCAGGTGTTGTGCCTTCCTCGCCTCCGCCTCTTCTCCCTGTCCCCTCTCCGCTCAGATCCAGTCCCAAGAGGCTGCCAGAGTCGCTGTTTGGGCTTCCGGTTCCGCCGGCGAAGAAGGCCAGCATCCATGGAGGTCGTGGGAGGGCAGAAGATCAGTCTGATTCGGTGCTCGGAGCTCCGCCTGTTAGGCAAGTTCTCTCTCCACAGCCATCTGCAACTAGTGGTATGGGAGCCTTCACAGTGCCTGCTAGTACAGGGAGAGGAAGGACTTTGGACGGTTCTTCGCCTTTTGGATCCGCAACATCTCAGGGTGGCTACCATCGATATCGCTATAGCAGATGGGATATTCCTCCGGCCAGGGGATATGGAGGTTTGTGTTCCAATATGCATGGGGTTATGTGCAATCGCGCTTGTTCCTCCACTTGGAAGCGTGACAGTGGAAAAGGTCTGCATGTTGATATGGGCGAACATAGCCCCAGAATTCAAACCGCAATGAAAAAACAAGATGACTTTAGTTCCTCTGGCCAAGGCAATACATTGGATCTTCGGAATGATCAAGTTGGAGAAAACATGGAATTGAATGTTGGTATGGATAAGAGGGTGGCTGAATCCTTTCCTCGGGCAACGGCGCATGGCCCTAACGCGCCTCGGGCGCCATGA
- the LOC123149807 gene encoding aquaporin NIP1-3 isoform X1 — protein MAGGEHGAGANGLQDQDLTGALEEGRGGVNQPAGCENSGEQALSSTSNQPMLSVQFVQKILAEIFGTYFLIFAGCAAVAVNKRTAGTVTFPGICITWGLAVMVMVYSVGHISGAHFNPAVTFAFATCGRFPWRQVPAYAAAQVIGSTAASITLRLLFGGEPEHFFGTVPSGSDVQSLVLEFIITFYLMFVVSGVATDNRAIGELAGLAVGATVLLNVLFAGPISGASMNPARTIGPAMVLGRYTGIWVYIIGPVSGAVSGAWAYNLIRFTNKPLREITRTGSFLRSARMS, from the exons ATGGCAGGAGGAGAGCATGGAGCTGGAGCTAATGGCCTGCAAGACCAGGACCTCACCGGAGCTTTGGAGGAAGGAAGAGGAGGAGTGAATCAACCAGCAGGGTGCGAGAATTCAGGGGAGCAAGCTCTGAGCAGCACCAGCAATCAGCCCATGCTCTCCGTCCAGTTCGTGCAGAAG ATCCTGGCCGAGATCTTCGGCACCTACTTCCTCATCTTCGCCGGCTGCGCGGCGGTGGCCGTGAACAAGAGGACGGCCGGCACGGTGACGTTCCCGGGCATCTGCATCACCTGGGGCCTGGCCGTCATGGTCATGGTCTACTCCGTCGGCCACATCTCCGGGGCGCACTTCAACCCCGCCGTCACGTTTGCCTTCGCCACCTGCGGCCGCTTCCCGTGGAGGCAGGTCCCGGCCTACGCGGCGGCCCAGGTGAtcgggtcgacggcggcgagcatcaCGCTGCGGCTGCTGTTCGGCGGCGAGCCGGAGCACTTCTTCGGGACAGTGCCGTCGGGGTCGGACGTCCAGTCGCTGGTGCTCGAGTTCATCATCACCTTCTACCTCATGTTCGTCGTCTCCGGAGTCGCCACCGACAACAGAGCC ATTGGTGAGCTCGCCGGTCTGGCCGTTGGAGCTACCGTGCTACTAAACGTGCTCTTTGCCGG GCCTATATCAGGAGCATCCATGAACCCTGCTAGAACCATCGGTCCAGCGATGGTCCTCGGCCGCTACACCGGCATTTGGGTCTACATCATCGGGCCTGTTAGCGGCGCCGTTTCAGGCGCGTGGGCTTACAACCTCATACGGTTTACCAATAAGCCACTGCGAGAGATCACCAGGACTGGGTCCTTCTTGCGAAGTGCAAGGATGAGCTAG
- the LOC123149807 gene encoding aquaporin NIP1-3 isoform X2, whose translation MQILAEIFGTYFLIFAGCAAVAVNKRTAGTVTFPGICITWGLAVMVMVYSVGHISGAHFNPAVTFAFATCGRFPWRQVPAYAAAQVIGSTAASITLRLLFGGEPEHFFGTVPSGSDVQSLVLEFIITFYLMFVVSGVATDNRAIGELAGLAVGATVLLNVLFAGPISGASMNPARTIGPAMVLGRYTGIWVYIIGPVSGAVSGAWAYNLIRFTNKPLREITRTGSFLRSARMS comes from the exons ATGCAGATCCTGGCCGAGATCTTCGGCACCTACTTCCTCATCTTCGCCGGCTGCGCGGCGGTGGCCGTGAACAAGAGGACGGCCGGCACGGTGACGTTCCCGGGCATCTGCATCACCTGGGGCCTGGCCGTCATGGTCATGGTCTACTCCGTCGGCCACATCTCCGGGGCGCACTTCAACCCCGCCGTCACGTTTGCCTTCGCCACCTGCGGCCGCTTCCCGTGGAGGCAGGTCCCGGCCTACGCGGCGGCCCAGGTGAtcgggtcgacggcggcgagcatcaCGCTGCGGCTGCTGTTCGGCGGCGAGCCGGAGCACTTCTTCGGGACAGTGCCGTCGGGGTCGGACGTCCAGTCGCTGGTGCTCGAGTTCATCATCACCTTCTACCTCATGTTCGTCGTCTCCGGAGTCGCCACCGACAACAGAGCC ATTGGTGAGCTCGCCGGTCTGGCCGTTGGAGCTACCGTGCTACTAAACGTGCTCTTTGCCGG GCCTATATCAGGAGCATCCATGAACCCTGCTAGAACCATCGGTCCAGCGATGGTCCTCGGCCGCTACACCGGCATTTGGGTCTACATCATCGGGCCTGTTAGCGGCGCCGTTTCAGGCGCGTGGGCTTACAACCTCATACGGTTTACCAATAAGCCACTGCGAGAGATCACCAGGACTGGGTCCTTCTTGCGAAGTGCAAGGATGAGCTAG